AGGCTGTGGATAGCGAGCAGGAACATGGCGTACCACAGCAAAGCCGTCATATACATCGCGAGCGCGCCATCGCCGATCACGCCGATCATGGCGGCGAGCGTTAACACCAGCGGGAAGCGCGTCGCCCAGTGGTCATGACCGGGAAAGGGCGCGCGATACAGCCATTCGAGCGCGGCGGCATGATAGGCCGCATCGTCCGACGCCGAATAACCAACCCAGCCAATCGTGAGCGCGACAAGCGCGACAATGAGCAGAAGTGCGGGCCACAATAGCCGTGGCGATACAGGAAACCGCGTCGGCGCAATCCGAGATTCTTGGTCGATCATGCTTGCCGCTCTATGCGGACTGCCGTTAACAAAACGTGGGCCGAACCTCCAAGGACCGTAGCAGCCCGTTTTTCGAGAGCGCTCCTGACGTCTGCTACGGGATAGGCGCCGCCCAAAAGCGGACTGTCGCTTTTCCACCAAGATCGGACGAAGCCAATGTCAGCAACTCGACGCAGCGGGTTTCCCCGCGAACCGATCACCCAGCCAGTTCACCGTCTCGGGCGCCGATCGTTTTGCGACCGACACATGATCGCCCCCTTCGATAGAGATGAACCGCACATTGGCCCGCCGAGCGCAAAGTTTATCGACGAGCGCACGCGTGACTGCCGGTGCGACGATAACGTCAGCGGAACCCTGAACCACGAGCAGCGGCATCGTGAAGCCAGTCGGGGTTACCGAATTCTGCTGCATTAACGCTCCCGAGCGGGGCGATTCCGCGAGGTTCACATTGCGCAACTGACGCGCCAGCCGCAGCATCCCGATCTTCGTGCGAAGCGCAAAACCGTCGAGCGACACGCAGTTCCGGGCGATGGCTGTGATGAGCTTGGCAGTCGCGGGTTTGACGGCGGTCGTCAGCGGCACGTCGTAAACACGCGACCAGCTTTCGGCGGCGTAGGATGTCAGGAAAGCGCGCACGGCGGCGTTGGTGCCGCCGGTCAAATTGGCCTTTAGATCGGTCGGAGGCGCAGCAGCGGCCACACCGACCAGAGTCAGTTCAGGCGCATAGCGGGCGGCGAGTTTGCCCGCCCACAGCACGGAAAAGCCGCCCAGCGATTCACCCCATAGCGCGTAACGCGATGATGCCTTCGCACCCGGAAGCGCGCGGGCCGCCCGAACCGAATCGAGAACAGTATGCGCGCTTGCGGTGCCGACCAGAAACGGGTGCGGGCCGGTGTTACCCAGCCCCTGATAATCGGGCGCGGCGACGACATAGCCAGCCGCCAGCAAGCTGTTCAGCCCCGCGATCTGACCGAACAGCCCCGGTTTGTCGGAAAGCCCGCAATTTTCCGCAATACCCGATGCACCATGCGCCCAGACGACGACCGGACGTCCGCCTGCCGGCGCCGGACCGGCGGGTACGACCATGGCGCCACTGACGACGATCGGGCGGCCATCCTTGTCGGTCGATCGGTAATGAATGCGATAAGCTGTGGCACCGTCGGGCGCGCCGGCGATCCGGGTCGATGAGACTATTTCACCGACCGCAGAAGCCGCTGTCGGCAGGCTAACGGCCCCGATTGCCAACACGCAAAGGGCGCGGCGGATTGCTGGAGGAAACAAGGATGCCATGGCACTTCTCCACTGAACAGCAGTGGAACACCAGTAACGCAGTCACATTCGACGAGCAAACTACACCCCATCCCATAGTGTGGGACGGGGTGCGCGCGGGATTAGCCCAGTCGTTTTGCGACGAGAGCTTTCAGATCGCCCTCTGGACGCGGACCGTAATGCGAGATGACTTCGGCTGCGCAGACTGCACCCATAATCAAACTGTCCTCGAGCGAACGGCCTTGTGCCTGTCCGCTGAGGAAGCCTGACGCGAAGAGATCGCCTGCGCCGGTGGTGTCTACGACCTGAGCAATGGGTTCGGCGGCGATGCGGGCGTGCTGGCCGCCGCAATGCGCTTCGGCTCCGTTGGCACCGTGGGTGACGATGAGGGTGGGAACCTTTGCCGACAGGGCGGTGACGGCGCTGGCGACATCGGCCGTGCCCATCAACGCGTGAACTTCGCCATCATTGGCAAACAGGATGTCGATATCCCCTGCGTCGATCATCTTGCGGAAATCGGCACCGTGGCGGTCGATCACAAAGGCGTCGGACAGAGTGAAGGCGACTTTGCGGCCGTTGGCCTTTGCCGTGTCGATCGCGGCGCGCATGGCGGCGCGGGGCTCTTCAGGGTCCCAGAGATAGCCTTCGAGATACAGGATTGCCGAGTCTGCGATCAGATCATGGTCGATGGCGGCGGCAGGCAGGAATTGCGATGCACCGAGGAAGGTGTTCATCGTGCGCTGGCCGTCGGCGGTAACGAGGATGAGGCAGCGGGCCGTGGGTGGCTGTTGCCCGCGCTTTGCAGTGTCGAAACGGACACCAAGCGCGCGGATGTCATGGGCGAACACTTCACCAAGCTGGTCGTCGGCGACTTGTCCGATGAACGCACATTTCTGACCGAGCGCGGCGAGCCCGGCGATGGTGTTGCCAGCCGATCCGCCGGAAACTTCGCGGCCCGGAGCCATGCGGCTGTAGAGTTCGGTGGCGCGATCGGCGTCGATCAGCTGCATCGATCCGCGCGTCAGGTTTTCGGACGCGATGAAAGCCTCATCCGCGCTTGCGATCACATCGACGATCGCATTGCCGATCGCCACAACATCGTATTTCGCCGTCATAAATGCCTTTGGTATGCGAGCTTGGGTTTTGCACCGTTCGCCCTGAGCCTGTTCAACCCCTGCCTTTACTTGGCTGGTTCAAAAGGGGAAGGGCAACTCGTTCGACACGGCCAGTTCGACGGAGCCAGTAATGCGTTATTTCCCGGTTTTTCTTTTTCCACCGCTGATCCTTGCCGGTTGCGTCTCTACACCGACGGCGCGGCCCGTGGTCATCCCGACACGCAGCGCGCCGATGCGGGCGACCGGGCTGGAGCGCGTGCTGGGCGAAAATGCGCGGGGGCTGGTCGCATTGTTCGGGCCTGCCGATCAGGACGTGCACGAGGAAGGATCGCAACGGTTGCAATTTCGCGGGCCGATCTGCGTGCTGGATGCGTATCTTTATCCCGAAAGCAGGGGGCGCGATCCCGTCGTGACCTATATCGATGCGCGGCAGCCCGATGGACGCGATATCGACCGGGCTAGCTGTGTTGCGGCCCTGACGCGGCGGCGAGAGGCGCGGTAAGGACACTCAGCGCCCAGTGTGCGGCTTCGGCGACGGTTTCGGATTCGTCGTTCAGCAGAAGTTTGAGCGGTTCGATCAGCGCCGTCGAGCCACTGTTTCCCGCAGCCACGGCCGCATTTCGGACCATCCGTTCGCGACCGATGCGTTTGATCGGGCTGCCGGAAAACACCTGTCGAAACCCGGCATCGTCCAGTCCCAGCAGATCGGACAATTCGGGCGCAGCGAGTTCGGGACGACCCAGAAACGCGCGGTTGGCGTGGGCGGCGTCGGCAAACTTGTTCCAGGGACAGACGGCAAGACAGTCGTCGCACCCGTAGATCCGATTGCCGATGGCCGCGCGAAATTCGTGCGGGATCGGCCCCTTATGCTCGATCGTCAGATAGGAAATGCAGCGCCGCGCATCGAGACGATAGGGCGCGGGAAAAGCGTTGGTCGGACAGGCGCGCTGACATGCGTCGCAATTGCCGCAGGTGTCGGCGTGGGGGCTGTCCGCCTCAAGATCGAGTGTCGTCATGATACAGCCGAGGAACAGCCAGCTACCGTGTTCGCGACTGACCAGATTGGTGTGTTTGCCCTGCCAGCCGATACCCGCCGACTGACCAAGCGGTTTTTCCATGACGGGCGCAGTATCCACAAAAACCTTGAGCTGGCCGCCGCCGTTTTCTACGAGCCAGCGGGCAAGCGCCTTCAGGTTGCGCTTTACGACATCGTGGTAGTCCGCGCCCTGTGCGTAGACCGAGATGCGCCCGATGCCGCCCTCTCCGGCCAGCCGCATGGGATCTTCGGCTGGGGCGTAGCTCATCCCGAGCGCGATCACGCTGAGTGCTTCGGGCCAAAGCGATTGCGGTGCGGCGCGTTGGTGGGCGCGTTCTTCCATCCAGCCCATCGTGCCGTGTTGCCCAGCCTCGATCCACGCGCCCAATGCTTCGCGCCCGTCGATGGCATCGGCACGCGTGACACCGCACGCCGCGAAGCCTAGGCGCGCGGCTTCGTCCTTTAAAGCTTTCGTCAGTCCTGTCTTGCTACGCGGCATAGCGTGTCGCTATCACGGCACAGGTCGCCTTTCGCCAAGGAAATTACCGGGTGAGTATCGAATTGGCGGTTTCCGCCCAGGGATTGGTCAAGAATTTCGGCGATATGCGTGCGGTCGATGGCATCGACCTCGCCGTCCCGCCGGGAGCGATTTATGGCGTGCTCGGTCCAAATGGGGCGGGCAAGACGACGACGTTGCGGATGCTGCTGGGCATAATCGATCCCGATGCTGGAACACGCTCTCTGTTGGGATACGACCGCCCGCTGGAGGCCGCGCCGCTGGTCGGGTATCTGCCGGAGGAGCGCGGACTGTATCCAGCGATGCAGGCGCGGGAGGCGATTGCGTTCATGGGCGCGCTACGTGGGTTGCCGCTGGCCGAGGGACGGCGGCGGGCCGATGCGTTGCTGGAAGAATATGAGCTGGGCCATGCCGCGAAAAAGACGATCCGAACGCTGTCGAAGGGCATGGCGCAGACGGTGCAACTGCTCGGCACGCTAATCCACAAACCAAGACTGATCGTGCTGGATGAGCCGTTCTCGGGACTTGATGCGCTCAATCAAGGGCGATTGGAAACGATGATCCGTGCGCAAGCCACAGAGGGCGCGACGGTGCTGTTTTCGACGCATGTTATCGCCCACGCCGAACGGCTGTGCGAGCGGATTGCGATTATCGCGGGGGGCAAGGTCCGGTTCGAGGGGCGCGTCGATGAAGCGCGCGACCGGCTGCGTCCACAAGTGCGGCTGCGGACGCGTGCGACAAGTGGGCCGTGGCGGAGTGCAATCCCGGCGGATGCAGTTCAGAACGGCGCGGACTGGAATTTCGAATTGCCCGATGACGGTATCGAACCGCTGTTGAACGCGCTGATCCAGGGTCAGGCGGGCATCGAAAGCCTGTCAATCGAGCGCCCCGGCCTCCACGATGCCTTTGTCGCGATAGCGGGTGCGAAGGCGGCGGCGGATATGGCGGCACCGACTGTTGCGGAGAAAGTGGCATGAACCGGACGCGCTTTCCAATTCTGGCTTCGATATGGGTGATCGCGCGGCGCGATTTCACCGCCACGGTGTTTTCGCGAACGTTCCTATTGTTTCTGCTGGGGCCGTTGATGGCGTTGGGTTTCGGCGGCTTGTTCGGCGTGGTGGGTGGTCGTGCAGACGATGCGGCGCTGCGTTCGTCGGTCGCGGTTATCGGAACGGCGCGCGACCTTGGTCCCATTCGTCAGGCCTATGATCGACTGAACCCGATAATGAACGGCGCGCTGCCCGACTTGCGCCTGATCGAACCAAAGGGCGATCCAATCGCACAGGCGCGCGGCTTGTTGTCGATGCAAAAGAATGGCGCGACGATCGTGATGACGGGTTGGCCGAAAGCGCCTCGGTTGATCGGCCCCAGTCGCCAGATCGACAGTTTGCAGGACGATGTGCGCCTGATCCTCGACGAAGTGGCAACCGAAAATGCGTTGAAGCTGGCACGGGTGACACGTTCAGAAATCAAGCTGGAGCGGACGGTGATCGACCCGGCGGGCGGCGGAACGTCGGCGGCGCGGCATATCGTCGCACGCGGGGCGCAATCGCTGCTGTTCATGCTGACGTTGCTGCTGGCCGGGATGTTGTTGTCCAACATGGTCGAGGAAAAATCGAGCAAGGTGATCGAGGTACTCGCCGCCGCGGTACCGATCGACGCGATTTTCTATGGCAAGCTGATCGCGATGCTCGGCGTATCGCTGACTGGCATCATCGTGTGGGGATCGGTCATCGGATTGACCGTGGTTAGCTTCATTCCGGCGGGCATTCCGCTGCCCCTGCCCGCGATGGGCTGGCCGTTGTTCATCGCGCTTGGCGCGGCTTATTATATCATGAACTATATGTTGCTTGGCGGCGCGTTCATCGGGATCGGAGCGCAGGCGAATAGCGCGCGTGAAGTCCAGACGCTGTCGATGCCGATCACCATGTCGCAACTTGCAGTGTTCGCGCTGGCGTCTGCGACGGTCAACGATTCCAGCGGGCCGCTGGCGACGTTTGCGGCAATATTTCCCTTGTCGTCGCCGCTGGCGATGCTGGGACGGGCGGCGCAGGATGCGACGATCTGGCCGCATCTGGTCGCGCTCGTCTGGCAGGGATTGTGGGTGGCGATCATCGTGCGCTTTGCCGCCAAACGTTTCCGTAGCGGTGTATTAAAGTCGGGCGGACCGAAACGGAGATGGTTCAAGCGATCCAGGAAGGTTGCAGAGTCGGGCGGCCTTTAGCGCCGTTGACATTCATGTTAATAGGCGCATCCTGATCGCTCAGGAGAGAGATTATGGCGACCATAGCAGCAGGAGTTGGACAGTCGGCTGAGCCCAGGGCATTCGACCCGACGGCCATCGACCCACTCGACGTCACGCGCGCCGAGCTGTTTCGCGATCACAGTTGGCCCGAACCCTTTCGTCGCCTCCGCGCCGAGGCACCGGTCTATTACTGCGAGAACTCGAAGTTCGGCCCCTATTGGTCAGTTTCCACTTACAAGCCGATCGTCCATATCGAGGCTCTGCCAAAGATATTTTCCTCATCATGGGAATATGGCGGGATTACTGTGGCGGGCGACACCAATTCCGTTCTGGAAGCCGAAGTCCGTATGCCGATGTTCATCGCGATGGACCCGCCAAAGCATCAGGCACAGCGGCGCACCGTCGCGCCCGCCTTCACCCCCAGCGAGATCGAGAGGATGCGGATCGAGACTCAGGCGCGAACCGGTGCAGTGCTGGATTCGCTGCCGATCGGTCAGGCGTTCGATTGGGTCGACAAGGTTTCGATCGAACTGACGACGGGTATGCTCGCCAAGCTGTTCGATTACCCCTGGGCAACGCGCCATGACCTGACGCGCTGGTCGGACGTGCTTGGCGATGTCGAGCTGTTCTCTACACTGGAAAAGCGCCAGTTCCGGCTCGGCAATGCTTTCGAAATGGGAACGGCGTTCAAGGCTTTATGGGATGCCAAGGCAAGTCAGCCGCCCGCGAACGACCTCATCTCAGTCATGCTGAATTCCGACGCGATGGCGCACATGGACGAAGGCGAGTTCATGGGAAACCTGATCCTGCTGATCGTCGGCGGAAACGACACGACGCGTAATTCAATGACCGGGCTGGCTTACGGCCTCGACAAATTCCCGGCAGAGCGCGCCAAGCTGGAGAACGACCCGTCGCTGATCGTGAATACGGCAAGTGAGATCATCCGGTGGCAAACCCCGCTTTCCCATATGCGTCGCACGGCCATGGAAGACGCCGAAGTCGAGGGGCAGATGATCCGCAAGGGCGACAAACTGGCGTTGTGGTATGTGTCGGCAAATCGCGACGAGAGCGTGTTCGATGACGGCGATGCCATCCGCGTGGACCGTGAGAATGCGCGGCGGCATCTGTCGTTCGGCTATGGCATCCATCGCTGCGTCGGTGCGCGCGTTGCCGAATTACAGCTTATCGTGTTGATGGAGGAGATGGCGAAACGGCGGCTGCGGGTGAACGTGCTGGCAGAGCCGGAGCGGGTCGCGGCGTGCTTCGTTAACGAGTATAAATCAATGCAGGTCGAGCTTTCGCGTTATTGATCCTCCTCCGCTGGTCACGCGGTGCAACTATCCCGCCTGCCCTGCGTATCTGATTGGACAGAAGGAGAGTTTTTAGATGACGTTTAGCCGCCGCGCTTTCTTGAGCAGTTCGGGCGTTGCCCTTGCCGGTGCGACACTGGCAACGGGGGCTTGCGCGAAACCGACGCCGAAGGGCCGGTACGAAATCAACCTGACCGATGCCGAGTGGAAAAAGCGGCTGACGCCCCAGCAATATGCGACGCTGCGTCAGGACGCGACCGACATTCCGTTCAAGAGTCCGTTCCTGAACGAGCATCGCGCAGGAATTTTTTCCTGTGCGGGCTGCGACCTGCCCGCGTTTTCATCGCGCACGAAGTTCGAGAGTGGAACCGGGTGGCCGAGCTTTTACGATTTCCTGCCGAACGCGATCAAAACCGAAACCGATACGACGCTCGGGTTTTCGCGGGTTGAGGTTCATTGCCGACGATGTGGCGGCCATTTGGGGCACGTCTTTGACGATGGACCCCAGCCCACCGGAAAACGTTATTGTATGAACGGCACCGCGTTAAAGTTTGCACCCAGCAAGGCTTGAAGTTCTCCCTCTCCGCCCCTCGCCCCCTAAGCGGAGAGGGGGAAACCGCAGCTTATCAGGCGTCAATGCTGTTGCCGAGTGAAGCGTTGACGATCCCTCCGTCAACGAAAATCGTGGAACCAACCACATAATCTCCCGCTTTGCTGGCGAGGTAGATTGCGGTCGCCGCCATATCTTCGGGGTTACCGATCCGGCCCGACGGAATCCGTTTTGCAACGTCTTCGCCGTGATCGCGAGCCGCCTTGTTCATGTCAGATGCAAACGCTCCGGGCGCGAGCGAGGTGACGTTGATATGGTCGGTGACAAGGCGCGCGGCGAGGCGTTTGGTCAGATAGATCAGCGCCGATTTCGACGCGTGGTAGCTATAGGTATCCCAGGGGTTCAGCCGCTCACCGTCGACCGAAGAAATATTAATGACCTTTGCCGGTTGATCGGAACGCGCAGACGCTTTCAGCAATTCGTGCAGAGCCTGCGTCAGAAAGAACGGTGATTTCAGGTTCAGGTCCATAACCTTATCCCACCCGCTTTCGGGAAAGGTTTCAAAGGGCGCTCCCCATGCGACCCCGGCATTGTTCACCAATATGTCGAGGGATGTTTCGTGTTCAGCGAACTGAGCGGCAAGCGCCTGACAGCCAGTAACGGTAGAGACATCCTGCGGCAAAGCGATGCAGTTGGGACCGAGTTCTTCAGCCGTTGCAAAGCAGGCATCGGCCTTGCGCGATGAGATATAAACCTTTGCACCCTGAGCGATAAACCCTTCGGCGATCCATTTACCGATGTTGCGCGAGCCGCCCGTGACAAGAGCAACGCGGCCGTCGAGGCGAAAGAATTTGCTGGTGTCCATTGTGCGTCCTTTAGCAGTCGGTTTTGAAGGAGCGGCGCACCGCATCGATCGGGGCATCGAAAAGTTCAGAGTCGAGGTGC
This genomic stretch from Sphingomonas paeninsulae harbors:
- a CDS encoding alpha/beta fold hydrolase, which gives rise to MASLFPPAIRRALCVLAIGAVSLPTAASAVGEIVSSTRIAGAPDGATAYRIHYRSTDKDGRPIVVSGAMVVPAGPAPAGGRPVVVWAHGASGIAENCGLSDKPGLFGQIAGLNSLLAAGYVVAAPDYQGLGNTGPHPFLVGTASAHTVLDSVRAARALPGAKASSRYALWGESLGGFSVLWAGKLAARYAPELTLVGVAAAAPPTDLKANLTGGTNAAVRAFLTSYAAESWSRVYDVPLTTAVKPATAKLITAIARNCVSLDGFALRTKIGMLRLARQLRNVNLAESPRSGALMQQNSVTPTGFTMPLLVVQGSADVIVAPAVTRALVDKLCARRANVRFISIEGGDHVSVAKRSAPETVNWLGDRFAGKPAASSC
- the queG gene encoding tRNA epoxyqueuosine(34) reductase QueG; protein product: MPRSKTGLTKALKDEAARLGFAACGVTRADAIDGREALGAWIEAGQHGTMGWMEERAHQRAAPQSLWPEALSVIALGMSYAPAEDPMRLAGEGGIGRISVYAQGADYHDVVKRNLKALARWLVENGGGQLKVFVDTAPVMEKPLGQSAGIGWQGKHTNLVSREHGSWLFLGCIMTTLDLEADSPHADTCGNCDACQRACPTNAFPAPYRLDARRCISYLTIEHKGPIPHEFRAAIGNRIYGCDDCLAVCPWNKFADAAHANRAFLGRPELAAPELSDLLGLDDAGFRQVFSGSPIKRIGRERMVRNAAVAAGNSGSTALIEPLKLLLNDESETVAEAAHWALSVLTAPLAAASGPQHS
- the msrB gene encoding peptide-methionine (R)-S-oxide reductase MsrB, translating into MTFSRRAFLSSSGVALAGATLATGACAKPTPKGRYEINLTDAEWKKRLTPQQYATLRQDATDIPFKSPFLNEHRAGIFSCAGCDLPAFSSRTKFESGTGWPSFYDFLPNAIKTETDTTLGFSRVEVHCRRCGGHLGHVFDDGPQPTGKRYCMNGTALKFAPSKA
- a CDS encoding ABC transporter ATP-binding protein; translation: MRAVDGIDLAVPPGAIYGVLGPNGAGKTTTLRMLLGIIDPDAGTRSLLGYDRPLEAAPLVGYLPEERGLYPAMQAREAIAFMGALRGLPLAEGRRRADALLEEYELGHAAKKTIRTLSKGMAQTVQLLGTLIHKPRLIVLDEPFSGLDALNQGRLETMIRAQATEGATVLFSTHVIAHAERLCERIAIIAGGKVRFEGRVDEARDRLRPQVRLRTRATSGPWRSAIPADAVQNGADWNFELPDDGIEPLLNALIQGQAGIESLSIERPGLHDAFVAIAGAKAAADMAAPTVAEKVA
- a CDS encoding ABC transporter permease, producing MNRTRFPILASIWVIARRDFTATVFSRTFLLFLLGPLMALGFGGLFGVVGGRADDAALRSSVAVIGTARDLGPIRQAYDRLNPIMNGALPDLRLIEPKGDPIAQARGLLSMQKNGATIVMTGWPKAPRLIGPSRQIDSLQDDVRLILDEVATENALKLARVTRSEIKLERTVIDPAGGGTSAARHIVARGAQSLLFMLTLLLAGMLLSNMVEEKSSKVIEVLAAAVPIDAIFYGKLIAMLGVSLTGIIVWGSVIGLTVVSFIPAGIPLPLPAMGWPLFIALGAAYYIMNYMLLGGAFIGIGAQANSAREVQTLSMPITMSQLAVFALASATVNDSSGPLATFAAIFPLSSPLAMLGRAAQDATIWPHLVALVWQGLWVAIIVRFAAKRFRSGVLKSGGPKRRWFKRSRKVAESGGL
- a CDS encoding adenosine kinase is translated as MTAKYDVVAIGNAIVDVIASADEAFIASENLTRGSMQLIDADRATELYSRMAPGREVSGGSAGNTIAGLAALGQKCAFIGQVADDQLGEVFAHDIRALGVRFDTAKRGQQPPTARCLILVTADGQRTMNTFLGASQFLPAAAIDHDLIADSAILYLEGYLWDPEEPRAAMRAAIDTAKANGRKVAFTLSDAFVIDRHGADFRKMIDAGDIDILFANDGEVHALMGTADVASAVTALSAKVPTLIVTHGANGAEAHCGGQHARIAAEPIAQVVDTTGAGDLFASGFLSGQAQGRSLEDSLIMGAVCAAEVISHYGPRPEGDLKALVAKRLG
- a CDS encoding cytochrome P450, with the protein product MATIAAGVGQSAEPRAFDPTAIDPLDVTRAELFRDHSWPEPFRRLRAEAPVYYCENSKFGPYWSVSTYKPIVHIEALPKIFSSSWEYGGITVAGDTNSVLEAEVRMPMFIAMDPPKHQAQRRTVAPAFTPSEIERMRIETQARTGAVLDSLPIGQAFDWVDKVSIELTTGMLAKLFDYPWATRHDLTRWSDVLGDVELFSTLEKRQFRLGNAFEMGTAFKALWDAKASQPPANDLISVMLNSDAMAHMDEGEFMGNLILLIVGGNDTTRNSMTGLAYGLDKFPAERAKLENDPSLIVNTASEIIRWQTPLSHMRRTAMEDAEVEGQMIRKGDKLALWYVSANRDESVFDDGDAIRVDRENARRHLSFGYGIHRCVGARVAELQLIVLMEEMAKRRLRVNVLAEPERVAACFVNEYKSMQVELSRY
- a CDS encoding SDR family oxidoreductase gives rise to the protein MDTSKFFRLDGRVALVTGGSRNIGKWIAEGFIAQGAKVYISSRKADACFATAEELGPNCIALPQDVSTVTGCQALAAQFAEHETSLDILVNNAGVAWGAPFETFPESGWDKVMDLNLKSPFFLTQALHELLKASARSDQPAKVINISSVDGERLNPWDTYSYHASKSALIYLTKRLAARLVTDHINVTSLAPGAFASDMNKAARDHGEDVAKRIPSGRIGNPEDMAATAIYLASKAGDYVVGSTIFVDGGIVNASLGNSIDA